One Hordeum vulgare subsp. vulgare chromosome 4H, MorexV3_pseudomolecules_assembly, whole genome shotgun sequence DNA window includes the following coding sequences:
- the LOC123448284 gene encoding myb-related protein MYBAS1-like, translated as MVTVQDEMRKGPWTEQEDLQLVCTVRLFGDRRWDFVAKVSGLNRTGKSCRLRWVNYLHPGLKHGRMSPQEEHLIIELHARWGNRWSRIARRLPGRTDNEIKNYWRTHMRKKAQERKTDMSPSSSSSSFTYQSCLLETAPIIRMDESSTHNGTTCFSSVLKSNQSVMDGYSMDQIWKEIEAPAMLPIDDTSCSNLPSPLLPFTIGDHYCPPGVIWKMDNGDLKMLAPQFGYGNGERSCY; from the exons ATGGTGACAGTGCAAGATGAGATGCGCAAGGGGCCATGGACAGAGCAGGAGGACCTGCAACTGGTATGCACTGTCCGCCTGTTCGGTGATCGCCGCTGGGATTTCGTTGCCAAAGTCTCAG GACTTAACAGGACAGGCAAAAGCTGCCGCCTCAGGTGGGTCAACTACCTCCACCCTGGCCTCAAGCATGGGCGCATGTCGCCGCAAGAGGAACACCTTATTATTGAGCTCCATGCTCGATGGGGTAACAG GTGGTCTAGAATAGCACGCAGACTGCCAGGGCGTACGGACAATGAGATCAAGAACTACTGGAGGACACACATGAGGAAGAAAGCACAGGAGAGGAAGACAGACAtgtcaccttcttcctcctcatcatcatttacATACCAATCCTGCCTCCTTGAAACTGCACCAATAATCAGGATGGATGAAAGCAGCACTCATAATGGCACTACCTGCTTCTCAAGTGTACTTAAGAGCAACCAGAGTGTCATGGATGGATATTCTATGGACCAGATATGGAAGGAGATAGAGGCACCGGCCATGCTGCCCATTGATGATACATCATGCAGCAATCTCCCATCTCCTCTGCTGCCATTCACTATAGGAGATCACTACTGCCCTCCCGGGGTAATCTGGAAGATGGACAATGGTGATCTCAAAATGTTAGCTCCACAATTTGGTTATGGTAATGGAGAACGTTCCTGCTATTGA